In the Leptospiraceae bacterium genome, one interval contains:
- a CDS encoding shikimate kinase, whose protein sequence is MYLKLNIALIGPRGAGKSKISRKLTKIIGNPVVSTDMIAVYESGGHSIEEQIREANGDWKNFRDLEFRILEKISEAKNIILDCGGGIIFDVNDLGEEIVSERKVRLLKSFAKIIFVYQSKENLLQKVKNDSNRPTLSQINSYEEILNRRMPVYSKIADLQLNLDGKKPEEAASEILQLLKGKF, encoded by the coding sequence ATCTATTTAAAATTGAATATTGCGTTAATTGGTCCAAGAGGGGCAGGCAAATCCAAGATTTCTAGAAAGCTAACAAAAATTATCGGTAATCCAGTTGTGTCAACAGACATGATTGCAGTTTATGAATCCGGTGGTCATTCGATTGAAGAGCAAATCAGAGAAGCAAATGGAGATTGGAAGAATTTTAGAGATTTAGAATTTAGAATTTTAGAAAAAATCTCAGAAGCAAAAAATATCATTTTAGATTGTGGTGGAGGGATTATTTTTGATGTAAATGATCTTGGTGAAGAAATTGTAAGCGAAAGAAAAGTACGGTTACTAAAATCGTTTGCTAAAATAATTTTTGTGTATCAAAGCAAAGAAAATCTATTACAAAAAGTAAAGAATGATTCCAATCGCCCTACTCTTAGCCAGATTAATTCTTACGAAGAAATATTGAACAGAAGAATGCCGGTATATTCAAAAATTGCAGATTTGCAATTGAATTTAGATGGTAAAAAACCGGAAGAAGCAGCAAGTGAAATTCTACAATTATTAAAAGGAAAGTTCTAA